Proteins encoded within one genomic window of Episyrphus balteatus chromosome 1, idEpiBalt1.1, whole genome shotgun sequence:
- the LOC129917448 gene encoding transcription factor mef2A isoform X2, translated as MIPSDGTLQHQITVDGITHMLSSNIAIPAELTIAHPNAWSVRSNMQNYNPNLVEQHHPQSSSPMLSQQSSPSNSRATSPNRTSGNNLFQGQQQQQQTIQQVRNLQRTGLPLRTVRRPSTETTPPPAMQQHQQMMGSISNEMIAPQNIKTMEEGMVNSENSMTQLQALIRNGYARPGNHTLPRLSKSAINLQQHHSQMQQQHQQQHQQQQQHQQQHNQQQQHQQHQHFQPLSSSNFGISSSLAFTLQNMSLVEGQHPQMENSIMTVMNQQKSTGSDSGSSVGSSGDISPPETPSLINNSSGIGNVKINEQQHKQQVTQKQQHQINYNKQIGIARINGRPDKLLPISVGSNTGSATLIYPAATSPQQHYLGNDIILSSGPNMIQSSLTNNNQVGGSGNDGGGSTVVCSGGISGNNNLGGNTVLITSPSAINAASGSVISNVITSNSVILQPGQHQQYSAAHPYHAQHIASTTRSPIIPHSHGIAGPSPHGTFRLPSFQIPPNGELIYPYHPAGIAFLSGTAPPPTAVGGVRSSPTTSVPPPTTTNVIQLPQPLPLQQQSVLSQAQTNPPPPSTALLTTSPYTSLTVGVSKQLSCYNCGSQSHNGRDCNEASMEDVTRGAIYKLDYSVSSVSPSGPQTSGESITGNNSNCIGCTQLSMTTNEMGAESTSPTASTSSSSSLSNSNVNPK; from the exons ATGATTCCATCTGATGGTACACTTCAGCATCAGATAACAGTTGACGGTATAACGCATATGCTCTCATCAAATATCGCCATTCCAGCTGAACTGACTATAGCACATCCTAATGCATGGTCTGTAAGGTCAAATATGCAAAATTATAATCCCAACCTAGTCGAG caACACCATCCGCAATCTTCTTCTCCAATGTTAAGTCAGCAATCATCACCTTCAAATAGTCGTGCTACAAGTCCCAACCGAACAAGTGGCAACAATTTGTTTCAAggtcaacaacaacagcaacaaacgATACAGCAAGTGCGTAACTTACAGCGAACCGGATTACCGCTTCGAACTGTAAGAAGACCATCGACAGAAACAACGCCTCCACCAGCTATGCAACAGCACCAGCAAATGATGGGATCTATTAGCAATGAGATGATAGCTcctcaaaatattaaaacaatggAAGAG GGTATGGTAAATAGTGAAAACTCTATGACACAGCTTCAGGCTTTGATTCGCAACGGCTATGCTAGACCCGGAAATCACACACTCCCAAGGTTATCAAAATCAGCAATTAATTTGCAACAACATCACAGCCAAATGCAACAGCAACATCAGCAACaacatcaacagcaacaacaacaccaacaacagcataaccaacaacaacaacatcagcaacaTCAACATTTTCAGCCGCTTTCGTCTAGCAACTTCGGCATAAGTTCAAGTTTAGCGTTTACTTTACAGAATATGTCGCTTGTTGAAGGACAGCATCCACAAATGGAAAACAGCATTATGACGGTGATGAATCAACAAAAAAGTACTGGAAGCGATTCAGGAAGTTCAGTTGGATCTTCAGGTGATATATCACCACCCGAAACACCAAGCTTAATAAATAATAGCAGTGGAATAGGAAACGTGAAAATTAATGAGCAGCAACATAAGCAACAAGTTactcaaaaacaacaacatcaaaTTAATTACAACAAACAAATAGGCATTGCCAGAATAAATGGCCGGCCTGATAAGTTGCTGCCAATCAGTGTTGGTTCTAATACTGGTTCTGCAACTCTTATTTATCCAGCTGCAACTAGTCCCCAACAGCATTATTTAGGGAATGATATCATACTGAGCAGTGGTCCCAATATGATACAATCTTCTTTGACAAATAATAATCAAGTTGGTGGATCGGGAAATGATGGAGGAGGTTCTACGGTAGTATGCAGCGGTGGAATATCGGGAAATAATAACCTTGGAGGAAACACAGTACTCATTACATCGCCTTCGGCAATAAATGCTGCGAGTGGCAGTGTTATAAGTAACGTGATCACTTCGAACTCAGTTATTTTGCAACCAGGACAGCACCAGCAGTATTCGGCGGCCCATCCTTATCATGCCCAACACATAGCTTCGACGACGCGATCGCCAATAATTCCCCATAGTCATGGAATAGCTGGACCATCGCCACATGGGACTTTCCGCTTGCCCTCTTTTCAAATTCCACCAAACGGAGAATTAATCTATCCGTATCACCCAGCCGGTATTGCATTTTTATCGGGAACGGCTCCTCCTCCTACAGCTGTGGGTGGTGTCCGGTCCTCGCCTACAACTTCCGTACCTCCCCCGACTACAACGAATGTTATTCAACTGCCGCAACCACTACCACTTCAGCAACAGTCAGTGCTGTCTCAGGCTCAAACAAACCCTCCTCCACCCAGTACCGCGCTTTTGACCACGTCGCCTTATACATCATTAACAGTAGGAGTAAGCAAACAGTTGTCCTGTTATAACTGTGGCTCACAGAGCCACAACGGCCGCGATTGTAATGAAGCGTCTATGGAGGATGTCACTAGAGGAGCTATCTATAAGTTGGATTATTCAGTTTCATCAGTTTCACCATCAGGACCACAAACAAGTGGAGAAAGCATTACGGGAAACAATAGCAATTGCATTGGTTGCACACAGCTGTCCATGACAACTAACGAAATGGGCGCAGAATCTACATCTCCCACAGCGTCAACTTCTTCGTCGTCTTCGTTATCGAATAGCAACGTTAATCCGAAGTga